A single genomic interval of Dyella sp. GSA-30 harbors:
- a CDS encoding beta-1,3-glucanase family protein: MNYPVVVANRLRGRRWRHLGAIVSAALAMASTVPAFADAVTLAPSQRTEINLGAQPWKFLSEDNGNNAVDGNNASTPPPAAAVNFNDSGWQSVGLPYSTTQFTTFINEKSGGGDGELHGTIGWYRTKLTDSANYVGKKVTVEFEGAHMGAQVYVNGTFVPTTSAVAKDATATHVNGFLPFIVDLTPYLHFDGTDTVAVKVARNGDFFEDPQISGSFRFGQSDTGIFRPVRLHVTDKVYIPENVYSGQKSWGTYVATVAASDDQATVRVQTNVANESDATVTATLTTQIVDASGKVVATQQDQKSLPAHSIPGTDETPVFDQTLTVTKPTLWYPNNSTWGKPYLYKVFHTVSINGQVIDAKQSTLGIRVITWDKDFPYINGHKHYLWGAAGRYDYPGLASSVPEEQQWRDLAQLAAAGGNLWRPGHSSASPEFVAAADAYGVFIVQPSGDGENGFANPCPGTDNVQQCVDKETLKKELHRDMIIRDRSHPSILAWEANNGTMHEDFAAGLKQISLQWDSINSRAQTDRTPDVNNGDVISCDGAGCEVNLHQHDAASKPTYGAEYWSNWGVQRTSYDYELAFALQYLTPWMQGRKANTFGMTQWYFADSPGEIFEFVDGTDQTLVRSMGQSMVDMNRFPRLLYYIYQANWSNYPQIKSIKLAGTWNRPAGATRINAFSNCPSVQLLINGTPFQGPKTPNSWDSDTTADSGLVGTAQAGTDLEGNPTRAPVPADVQQAQQTTKLPGQVFWDTTFQPGKITAQCLDDTGAVQASDTLSTSGKADHIVLKVVDELVRPDGTSFQLTANGSDAAFVVVGIADAQNNLVMTGDGSNVNVTFAVDGPVEYHGGSEQLVTPGQGLNYHAPGDHELQTEGGLTKIAMRTLFQTGPVTVTASAPGLGSTQISFNIDPVPNPVVTLGKPSIIAQPVEQDVTAGQPAQFSVAASGAQPMSFHWFKNNQPVGGNTAVLTTDATTQADDGAIYTVDVVNGLGDQLSSQAVLHVFAPAPVVIQQAPQAVNVDAGQSAHFAVVATGSPTVSYQWLKNNQAIAGAQSPTFDTGVLATTDNASYSVTVTNPVNQITTTPVTLTVNAARPPVVTQDPASVVSNPGQPATFSVAVNGSAPFHYQWSKDGVIVGDDSSTLTIAKVAPSDTGSYQVSVTNITGQTAVSKPATLKLAPPGANLALNKKTFDSSEENTGVGGTRGEYANDGQDGQNGTPITRWGSAFNNVADPDNQYLDIDLGSVRTFNRVVLEWEAAYGSAYKLQYSNDRQTWTDAFCEGDGTNCDSVGTGGTEDKTFPSVQARYVRMQGIKRGTAYGYSLLEMQVYDGANCGAAGTTNERFTVNDTETATDNLSQLIWTRTPHIPADVSAQLTQDKAAQYCAGIGARLPSVAEAQAISGANAVTCAFPSQWNTWTSETDPNNANNGLVVSSAGIVNTEVATNFPGQAMCVSGAQVLPPVIVNSPVSQTVGAGRSAHLTVAATGTGPLSYEWFRNGKSVFVTADAFYDTPAGVLGANDSYVVQVTSAQGLTVASTAATVAVDNSTNGNVPAPDTNNNNASNPGGDNGGGNNGGGNNGGGNTGGGQNNDNTPGDGHNGVNLALGKTASASGSESGNNGADAGYLDSAQAFDGDITNTRWSSEFEDETWIAVDLGAVHTFDHAVLRWERAFSTNYQLETSVDGVTWNTKTPFYSENPGLGGTERISFAPQTARYVRMHSFARSSQYGVSLYEFEIYATAGPVVSTQPQTQSVVAGQSVQFSVGVQAAGPLTYQWRRGGAAINGATQATYGFVTAQADSGASFDVVITDGNGNTATSQPATLTVTAASNTGTNNTGGSNAGSNNGSGSTGGSSGKGTGSTGGQQPAGTNLALNMPVKVSGTENDVAFKGANVNDGDTGTRWSSAFADPQWVEIDLGSVQSVNRVVLNWENAHATAYQIQVSTDEQNWAVASDQPNGQGGIETVTFPSTSARYVRMYGTKRNTQYGYSLWEMEIYGDGSTAPTQPGQPGGTDPGTGTGGSSGSGQTPDYTVYPGFIGTTLVNNTHGAYTDDQVYVEVIAQDPATHVFSWLKPDGTFTHMSAADNNASGHLTKNGQNYPNYAFTLAQAKLMKLPEMDSGRIFISLGEPLYMTTLTDANGNVGFAGPNPLNGTDPNIGVRYDWYEFTYNDGGVWINTTQVDDFGLPLLLDVWGDSKNFHQQTGLTQTHDALFAAYNTEVPAEFQVSLQNQLRIMAPGKSTFDVGQTNAHYFDAYVNQIWQMYSNTPLNIEVGGRHFSGQVVNGSLSFTELDDSGNVVAGGPYIVQKPTTQDILEGKGTLATGNSTELAIEAQICAAFNRHVMEDSTLWAVPSAWYLGAPANYYAKFWHTHGVNGLAYGFAYDDVSSQSSTIHTDKPEHMELGIGW; this comes from the coding sequence ATGAACTACCCTGTCGTAGTCGCAAATCGGCTGCGTGGCAGGCGATGGCGCCATTTGGGCGCCATCGTCAGTGCCGCGTTGGCTATGGCCAGTACCGTTCCCGCGTTCGCGGACGCGGTGACGCTGGCACCCTCGCAACGCACCGAGATCAATCTCGGCGCGCAACCTTGGAAGTTCCTTTCCGAGGACAACGGAAACAACGCAGTCGACGGCAACAACGCCTCGACGCCTCCGCCCGCGGCGGCAGTCAACTTCAACGATTCGGGCTGGCAGAGCGTTGGCCTGCCTTACTCGACCACCCAGTTCACCACCTTCATCAACGAGAAGTCCGGTGGCGGTGACGGCGAGCTGCACGGGACCATCGGCTGGTACCGCACCAAGCTGACCGACTCGGCGAACTACGTCGGCAAGAAAGTCACCGTCGAGTTCGAGGGTGCCCATATGGGTGCCCAGGTCTACGTCAACGGCACGTTCGTCCCGACCACCAGTGCGGTGGCCAAGGATGCGACGGCGACCCACGTGAACGGCTTCCTGCCGTTCATCGTCGACCTCACGCCATATCTGCATTTCGACGGCACCGACACGGTGGCGGTCAAGGTTGCCCGCAATGGCGACTTCTTCGAGGATCCGCAGATCTCCGGCTCGTTCCGCTTCGGCCAGTCCGATACCGGCATCTTCCGTCCGGTGCGTCTGCATGTGACCGACAAGGTCTACATCCCGGAGAACGTTTATTCCGGCCAGAAGTCGTGGGGCACCTATGTCGCTACCGTCGCCGCCAGCGATGACCAGGCGACGGTGCGCGTACAGACCAATGTCGCCAATGAGTCGGACGCCACCGTTACCGCCACGTTGACCACGCAGATCGTAGACGCCAGCGGCAAGGTCGTGGCGACCCAGCAAGATCAGAAGAGCCTGCCGGCGCATTCGATCCCCGGTACCGACGAGACGCCGGTGTTCGACCAGACGCTGACGGTGACCAAGCCGACGCTCTGGTATCCGAACAACAGCACCTGGGGCAAACCCTATCTCTACAAGGTGTTCCACACGGTCAGCATCAATGGCCAGGTGATCGACGCCAAGCAGAGCACGCTGGGTATCCGCGTCATTACCTGGGACAAGGATTTCCCGTATATCAATGGTCACAAGCACTACTTGTGGGGCGCGGCTGGTCGCTACGACTATCCGGGCCTCGCCTCGTCGGTGCCGGAAGAACAACAGTGGCGCGACCTCGCGCAGCTGGCTGCCGCGGGTGGCAACCTGTGGCGTCCGGGTCATTCGTCGGCCAGCCCCGAGTTTGTTGCGGCTGCCGACGCGTACGGCGTGTTCATTGTGCAGCCCTCGGGCGATGGCGAGAACGGTTTCGCCAACCCGTGTCCTGGCACGGACAATGTCCAGCAGTGCGTGGACAAGGAAACGCTGAAGAAGGAACTGCATCGCGACATGATCATTCGCGACCGCAGCCATCCGTCGATCCTCGCCTGGGAGGCCAACAATGGCACCATGCACGAGGATTTCGCCGCGGGGCTCAAGCAGATCTCGTTGCAGTGGGATTCGATCAACAGCCGCGCGCAGACCGATCGCACGCCGGACGTCAACAACGGCGACGTGATCTCCTGCGACGGTGCCGGTTGCGAAGTGAACCTGCATCAGCACGATGCGGCCAGCAAGCCGACCTACGGTGCGGAGTACTGGTCCAACTGGGGTGTGCAGCGTACGTCCTACGACTACGAACTGGCGTTCGCATTGCAGTACCTGACGCCCTGGATGCAGGGCCGCAAGGCGAACACCTTCGGCATGACGCAGTGGTACTTTGCCGATAGCCCGGGTGAGATCTTCGAATTCGTGGACGGCACCGATCAGACGCTGGTGCGTTCGATGGGCCAGTCGATGGTCGACATGAATCGCTTCCCGCGGTTGCTCTATTACATCTATCAGGCGAACTGGTCGAACTACCCGCAGATCAAGTCGATCAAGCTGGCCGGTACCTGGAACCGCCCGGCAGGCGCGACGCGCATCAACGCCTTCAGTAACTGCCCCTCGGTGCAGCTGCTGATCAATGGCACGCCGTTCCAAGGTCCAAAGACGCCCAATAGCTGGGATTCGGATACCACCGCCGATAGCGGCCTGGTCGGCACCGCGCAGGCGGGCACCGACCTGGAAGGCAATCCGACGCGGGCGCCGGTTCCGGCCGATGTGCAGCAGGCCCAGCAGACCACCAAGCTGCCAGGTCAGGTGTTCTGGGACACGACCTTCCAGCCCGGCAAGATCACCGCGCAGTGTCTTGATGACACGGGCGCTGTGCAGGCTTCCGATACGCTGAGCACGTCGGGCAAGGCCGATCACATCGTGCTGAAGGTGGTCGACGAACTGGTGCGCCCGGATGGCACCTCGTTCCAGTTGACTGCCAACGGCTCGGACGCGGCCTTTGTCGTCGTCGGTATCGCCGATGCGCAGAACAACCTGGTCATGACCGGCGACGGCTCCAACGTCAACGTCACCTTTGCGGTGGACGGCCCGGTCGAGTATCACGGCGGTTCCGAGCAGTTGGTGACGCCGGGCCAGGGCCTGAACTATCACGCCCCGGGCGATCATGAGCTGCAGACCGAGGGCGGCCTGACCAAGATCGCGATGCGTACCTTGTTCCAGACCGGTCCGGTGACCGTCACGGCAAGTGCGCCGGGTCTGGGTTCGACGCAGATCAGCTTCAATATCGACCCGGTTCCCAACCCGGTCGTGACGCTGGGCAAGCCGTCGATCATCGCGCAGCCGGTCGAGCAGGACGTCACCGCCGGCCAGCCGGCGCAGTTCAGCGTGGCCGCGTCGGGCGCACAGCCGATGAGCTTCCACTGGTTCAAGAACAACCAGCCGGTGGGCGGCAACACCGCGGTACTGACGACGGATGCGACCACCCAGGCCGACGATGGCGCGATCTACACGGTGGACGTGGTCAACGGGCTGGGCGACCAGCTGTCGTCGCAGGCGGTCTTGCACGTCTTCGCTCCGGCACCGGTGGTGATCCAGCAGGCGCCGCAGGCGGTCAACGTGGATGCGGGCCAGTCGGCTCACTTCGCGGTGGTGGCCACCGGCTCGCCGACGGTCAGCTATCAGTGGCTGAAAAACAATCAGGCGATTGCTGGTGCGCAGAGCCCGACGTTCGATACCGGGGTGCTCGCCACCACGGACAACGCCAGCTACTCGGTGACCGTCACCAACCCGGTCAATCAGATCACCACTACGCCGGTCACGTTGACCGTCAATGCGGCGCGTCCGCCGGTGGTGACGCAAGATCCGGCCAGTGTCGTCTCCAACCCGGGCCAGCCCGCTACCTTCAGCGTGGCTGTGAATGGTTCGGCGCCGTTCCATTACCAGTGGTCCAAGGATGGCGTGATTGTCGGTGACGACTCGTCGACGCTGACGATCGCCAAGGTCGCACCCAGCGACACCGGCAGCTACCAGGTCTCGGTGACCAACATCACCGGCCAGACCGCGGTCAGCAAGCCGGCGACGCTCAAGCTGGCACCTCCGGGCGCCAACCTTGCGCTCAACAAGAAGACCTTCGACTCCAGTGAAGAAAACACGGGTGTCGGCGGTACGCGCGGCGAGTATGCCAACGATGGCCAGGACGGTCAGAACGGCACGCCGATCACGCGTTGGGGTTCGGCGTTCAACAATGTGGCCGACCCGGATAACCAGTACCTCGATATCGACCTCGGTTCGGTGCGTACTTTCAATCGCGTGGTGCTGGAATGGGAAGCGGCCTACGGCTCGGCCTATAAGCTGCAGTACTCCAACGATCGCCAGACCTGGACGGATGCGTTCTGCGAAGGCGACGGTACCAACTGCGATTCTGTCGGCACGGGCGGTACCGAAGACAAGACCTTCCCGAGTGTGCAGGCTCGCTATGTGCGCATGCAGGGCATCAAGCGCGGTACGGCGTACGGCTATTCGTTGCTCGAGATGCAGGTGTACGACGGTGCCAATTGCGGTGCCGCGGGCACGACGAACGAGCGCTTCACGGTCAACGACACGGAAACGGCCACCGATAACCTGAGCCAGCTGATCTGGACACGCACGCCGCACATCCCGGCGGACGTCTCGGCACAGCTGACCCAGGACAAGGCGGCTCAGTACTGCGCCGGTATCGGTGCACGTCTGCCCAGCGTGGCCGAAGCCCAGGCGATCAGCGGCGCCAACGCCGTGACCTGTGCCTTCCCGTCGCAGTGGAATACGTGGACGTCGGAAACCGATCCGAACAACGCCAACAACGGTCTGGTGGTGTCGTCGGCGGGTATCGTCAATACCGAAGTGGCCACCAACTTCCCCGGTCAGGCGATGTGCGTCAGCGGTGCGCAGGTACTGCCGCCGGTAATCGTGAACTCGCCGGTGTCACAGACCGTGGGTGCGGGTCGCAGTGCGCATCTGACCGTGGCCGCTACCGGCACCGGTCCCCTCAGCTACGAGTGGTTCCGCAATGGCAAGTCGGTGTTCGTAACGGCCGACGCGTTCTACGACACGCCGGCCGGCGTGCTCGGTGCCAACGACAGCTACGTGGTCCAGGTGACAAGTGCCCAGGGCCTGACCGTGGCCAGTACCGCGGCTACCGTGGCGGTCGACAACTCCACCAACGGCAACGTGCCTGCGCCCGACACCAATAACAACAACGCCAGCAATCCGGGCGGTGACAATGGTGGCGGCAATAACGGTGGTGGCAATAACGGTGGCGGCAACACGGGCGGTGGTCAGAACAACGACAACACCCCGGGTGACGGCCACAACGGCGTGAACCTCGCGCTGGGCAAGACCGCCAGTGCAAGTGGCAGTGAGAGTGGCAACAACGGTGCGGACGCGGGCTATCTGGATTCCGCGCAGGCGTTCGATGGTGATATCACCAACACGCGCTGGTCTTCGGAGTTCGAGGACGAGACGTGGATTGCGGTGGATCTGGGTGCGGTGCATACCTTCGACCACGCGGTCCTTCGTTGGGAACGTGCGTTCTCGACCAACTACCAGCTGGAGACGTCGGTAGATGGTGTGACCTGGAACACCAAGACGCCGTTCTACTCGGAGAATCCGGGTTTGGGTGGCACCGAGCGCATCAGCTTCGCTCCGCAGACGGCGCGTTATGTACGTATGCATAGCTTCGCCCGCTCGTCGCAGTACGGTGTTTCGCTGTACGAGTTCGAGATCTACGCAACGGCCGGTCCGGTCGTTTCCACGCAACCGCAGACGCAGTCTGTCGTGGCCGGCCAGAGTGTGCAGTTCAGTGTGGGTGTGCAAGCGGCCGGTCCGTTGACCTATCAGTGGCGTCGCGGCGGTGCCGCCATCAATGGTGCCACGCAGGCCACGTATGGCTTTGTCACTGCGCAGGCCGATTCCGGCGCCTCGTTCGACGTGGTCATCACCGATGGCAACGGCAACACCGCTACGAGTCAGCCGGCTACGCTCACCGTGACGGCAGCCAGCAATACCGGGACCAACAACACCGGTGGCAGCAACGCCGGCAGCAACAACGGTAGTGGCAGCACAGGCGGCAGCAGCGGTAAGGGCACCGGCAGCACGGGTGGCCAGCAGCCGGCAGGCACCAACCTGGCACTCAACATGCCGGTGAAGGTGTCGGGTACCGAAAACGATGTCGCCTTCAAGGGCGCCAACGTTAACGATGGCGACACCGGTACGCGTTGGTCGTCGGCCTTCGCCGATCCGCAGTGGGTCGAGATCGATCTCGGCTCGGTGCAGTCGGTCAATCGCGTGGTGCTCAATTGGGAAAATGCACACGCCACGGCGTATCAGATCCAGGTCTCCACGGATGAGCAGAACTGGGCCGTTGCATCCGACCAGCCGAACGGGCAGGGCGGCATCGAAACCGTGACCTTCCCGTCCACCTCCGCCCGCTACGTGCGCATGTATGGCACCAAGCGCAATACGCAGTACGGCTACTCGTTGTGGGAAATGGAGATCTACGGTGACGGCAGCACGGCACCGACCCAGCCGGGTCAGCCGGGCGGCACCGATCCGGGCACCGGCACTGGTGGCAGCAGCGGTTCGGGCCAGACGCCGGACTACACGGTGTACCCGGGCTTCATCGGCACGACGCTGGTGAACAACACCCATGGTGCCTACACGGACGACCAGGTCTACGTGGAAGTCATCGCGCAGGATCCGGCCACGCACGTGTTCTCGTGGTTGAAGCCGGACGGCACGTTCACGCATATGTCCGCTGCCGACAACAACGCATCCGGCCATCTGACCAAGAACGGCCAGAACTATCCGAACTACGCCTTTACGTTGGCGCAAGCGAAGCTGATGAAGCTGCCCGAGATGGATTCCGGTCGCATCTTTATCTCGCTCGGCGAACCGCTGTACATGACGACGTTGACGGATGCCAATGGCAACGTCGGTTTCGCCGGCCCCAATCCGCTTAACGGGACCGATCCGAATATCGGCGTGCGTTACGACTGGTACGAGTTCACGTACAACGACGGTGGCGTGTGGATCAACACGACCCAGGTGGACGATTTCGGCCTGCCGCTCCTGCTCGACGTGTGGGGCGACAGCAAGAACTTCCATCAGCAGACGGGTCTGACCCAGACGCACGACGCATTGTTTGCGGCGTACAACACCGAAGTGCCGGCTGAGTTCCAGGTGTCGTTGCAGAACCAGCTGCGCATCATGGCGCCGGGCAAGTCCACGTTCGACGTGGGTCAAACCAACGCGCACTACTTCGATGCTTATGTGAATCAGATCTGGCAGATGTACAGCAACACCCCTCTGAACATCGAGGTAGGCGGTCGCCACTTCAGCGGCCAGGTCGTCAATGGCAGCCTGTCGTTCACCGAGCTGGATGATTCGGGTAACGTCGTGGCGGGTGGTCCGTACATCGTGCAGAAGCCGACCACCCAGGACATCCTGGAAGGCAAGGGCACGCTGGCTACGGGCAACAGTACGGAGCTGGCCATCGAGGCGCAGATCTGCGCGGCGTTCAACCGTCACGTCATGGAAGACAGCACGCTGTGGGCCGTGCCCTCGGCGTGGTACCTCGGCGCCCCGGCGAACTACTACGCCAAGTTCTGGCACACGCATGGCGTCAACGGCCTGGCCTATGGCTTTGCCTACGACGACGTGTCCAGCCAGAGCTCGACCATCCATACCGACAAGCCCGAACACATGGAACTGGGCATCGGTTGGTAA
- a CDS encoding PepSY domain-containing protein produces the protein MKKIAPLIVALALGVAGVAVAQDALTERQVRVQLEQQGYTKVHDLKFRDGMWKAYARSGDGTKVTVRIDPKTGQAFPDAQVSRLSERDVRASLSSEGYTHVHDVDYRDGMWRARAENNAGKDVKLQIDAESGRVVGTD, from the coding sequence ATGAAAAAGATCGCTCCTTTGATCGTTGCGCTGGCACTGGGGGTTGCCGGGGTTGCCGTAGCGCAGGACGCGTTGACGGAGCGCCAGGTACGCGTGCAGCTGGAACAGCAGGGCTACACCAAGGTGCACGACCTCAAATTCCGCGATGGCATGTGGAAAGCCTATGCCCGTAGCGGTGACGGCACCAAGGTCACCGTGCGTATCGACCCGAAGACCGGCCAGGCCTTTCCGGACGCCCAGGTATCGCGCCTGAGCGAACGCGACGTACGTGCCTCGCTTTCCTCCGAAGGCTATACCCACGTACACGACGTCGATTACCGCGATGGCATGTGGCGTGCCCGCGCCGAGAACAACGCCGGCAAGGACGTCAAGCTGCAGATCGACGCCGAATCGGGACGTGTGGTCGGAACCGATTGA
- a CDS encoding periplasmic nitrate reductase, NapE protein: MDSSLELKRTERRAFLLLTIALFPMLAIAIVVTYGFIVWFWQMFISGPPGV, translated from the coding sequence ATGGATTCGTCACTCGAACTCAAGCGCACCGAACGCAGGGCATTCCTGCTGCTGACGATCGCGCTTTTTCCCATGCTGGCCATCGCCATCGTGGTGACCTACGGTTTTATCGTCTGGTTCTGGCAGATGTTCATTAGCGGGCCACCGGGAGTTTGA
- the napF gene encoding ferredoxin-type protein NapF, producing MAARAPDPMRRALLRGKAQPSTVIRPPWALAEPEFLDACSRCNDCIDRCPEQVLAPGSGGYPVFDPLRGECTFCGECASACSTQALDRQAVRPPWHWIADISGDSCLAQRGVVCASCQDGCGERAIRFQPALGAVPTPIIDATRCTGCGACVGLCPTQAIALKNMPWKESSDAT from the coding sequence GTGGCCGCTCGCGCTCCCGATCCCATGCGTCGAGCACTGCTGCGGGGAAAAGCACAACCGAGCACGGTGATCCGGCCGCCATGGGCGTTGGCGGAGCCCGAATTTCTCGATGCGTGCAGCCGATGCAACGACTGCATCGACCGCTGCCCTGAGCAGGTGCTTGCGCCGGGGTCGGGCGGCTACCCGGTATTCGATCCCTTGCGCGGCGAATGTACCTTCTGTGGCGAATGTGCGAGTGCCTGCTCTACCCAGGCTCTCGATCGCCAGGCCGTACGCCCTCCGTGGCATTGGATCGCCGACATCAGCGGTGACAGCTGCCTTGCCCAACGCGGCGTGGTCTGCGCCAGTTGCCAGGATGGGTGCGGCGAACGCGCCATTCGATTTCAGCCCGCGCTCGGCGCCGTGCCCACCCCCATCATCGATGCCACGCGCTGCACCGGCTGCGGCGCCTGTGTCGGGCTGTGCCCGACGCAGGCGATCGCCCTGAAGAACATGCCCTGGAAGGAGTCAAGCGATGCCACGTGA
- a CDS encoding chaperone NapD: MPRELHISSLLIQHRHDALPRLQALIDRHAELEIALQEACRCVVLCETDDQRGLMDHIDAMQELSGVLSVSLIYHHAEPRAELEKPLHKVSPAGANV, translated from the coding sequence ATGCCACGTGAACTGCATATCTCCAGCCTGCTCATCCAGCACCGTCACGATGCCCTGCCCCGACTGCAGGCCTTGATCGATCGACACGCCGAGCTCGAGATCGCACTGCAGGAGGCGTGCCGCTGCGTCGTGTTGTGCGAGACCGACGACCAGCGCGGCTTAATGGACCACATCGACGCCATGCAGGAATTGAGCGGCGTACTGAGCGTATCGCTGATCTATCACCACGCCGAGCCTCGCGCGGAACTGGAAAAGCCGCTGCATAAGGTGTCCCCAGCAGGAGCCAACGTATGA
- the napA gene encoding periplasmic nitrate reductase subunit alpha has translation MTMTRREFIRNTAVATAASAAGMTLPANATNVLLEGDQTQLKWDKAPCRFCGTGCGVNVAVKDGRVVATHGDVHAEVNRGINCVKGYFLSKIMYGTDRLTQPMLRKRNGVYAKDGEFEAVSWDEAFDVMAAQFKRVLKDKGADAIGMFGSGQWTVWEGYAANKLMKAGFRSNHIDPNARHCMASAVMGFMRSFGMDEPMGCYDDIEAADAFVLWGSNMAEMHPILWTRVTDRRLSNPKVKVAVLSTYEHRSFELADIPIVFTPQTDLVILNYIANHIIKSGRVNKDFVDKHTVFKQGVDDIGYGLRPDNPLEVNAKHAKNPGDSRPIDFAQFAAFVEPYTLEKTIAMTGVDRGWLEQLAELYADPNIKVMSFWTMGFNQHTRGVWANNMVYNLHLLTGKISTPGNSPFSLTGQPSACGTAREVGTFSHRLPADMVVTNPEHRKHAEEIWKIPHGIIVEKPGYHAVEQNRALRDGKLNAYWVMVNNNMQAGANLLEETYPGYRRPGNFIVVSDVYPTVTAQAADLILPAAMWVEKEGAYGNAERRTQFWHQLVKAPNDARSDLWQLMEFSKRFTTDECWPASILAANPAFKGKTLYEVLYKNGKVDRFPVSDIEAGYLNDEAAAFGFYPQKGLFEEYAEFGRGHGHDLDNFDAYHRARGIRWPVVKGKETLWRYREGSDPYVKAGSGFEFYGNPDGRAVIWALPYEPPAESPNDEYDLWLATGRVLEHWHSGSMTMRVPELYRAVPAAVVFMHPDDAVARGLKRGDEVRVVSRRGEMLSRIETRGRNRMPRGVVFVPWFDAGQLINKVTLDATDPISKQTDYKKCAVKVLAV, from the coding sequence ATGACGATGACGCGACGGGAATTCATCCGCAATACGGCCGTTGCCACCGCGGCGAGTGCCGCCGGCATGACCTTGCCGGCCAACGCCACCAACGTACTGCTCGAAGGCGACCAGACCCAGCTCAAATGGGACAAGGCGCCTTGTCGCTTTTGCGGCACCGGCTGCGGCGTCAATGTTGCGGTCAAGGACGGGCGCGTAGTCGCCACGCATGGCGACGTGCATGCCGAGGTCAATCGTGGCATCAACTGCGTCAAGGGTTATTTCCTGTCCAAGATCATGTACGGCACCGATCGCCTGACCCAGCCGATGCTCCGCAAGCGCAACGGCGTCTACGCCAAGGACGGCGAGTTCGAAGCGGTTTCGTGGGACGAGGCGTTCGACGTGATGGCCGCGCAATTCAAGCGCGTTCTCAAAGACAAAGGCGCTGACGCTATCGGCATGTTCGGCTCCGGCCAGTGGACCGTGTGGGAAGGCTACGCCGCCAACAAGCTGATGAAGGCAGGCTTTCGCAGCAACCACATCGACCCGAATGCACGCCATTGCATGGCGTCGGCGGTGATGGGCTTCATGCGCTCCTTCGGCATGGACGAACCGATGGGTTGCTATGACGATATCGAAGCGGCCGATGCCTTTGTGCTGTGGGGCTCGAACATGGCCGAGATGCATCCGATCCTGTGGACGCGCGTTACCGATCGACGCCTTTCCAATCCCAAGGTCAAGGTCGCGGTGCTATCGACCTACGAGCACCGCAGCTTCGAGCTGGCCGATATCCCGATCGTCTTCACGCCGCAGACCGATCTGGTGATTCTCAACTACATCGCTAACCACATCATCAAGAGCGGGCGCGTCAACAAGGACTTCGTCGACAAACACACCGTATTCAAGCAGGGCGTGGACGATATCGGCTACGGCCTGCGCCCGGACAATCCGCTGGAAGTCAACGCCAAACACGCCAAGAACCCGGGTGACTCGCGTCCGATCGATTTTGCTCAGTTCGCGGCCTTTGTCGAGCCGTATACGCTGGAAAAAACCATTGCGATGACCGGCGTGGACCGCGGCTGGCTCGAACAGCTCGCGGAGTTGTATGCGGACCCGAACATCAAGGTCATGTCGTTCTGGACCATGGGTTTCAATCAACATACACGCGGCGTGTGGGCCAACAATATGGTCTACAACCTGCATCTGCTGACCGGCAAGATCTCCACCCCCGGCAACAGCCCGTTCTCGCTGACCGGACAACCTTCCGCCTGCGGCACGGCGCGCGAAGTGGGTACCTTCAGCCACCGCTTGCCAGCCGACATGGTGGTGACCAACCCCGAACACCGCAAGCATGCCGAAGAGATCTGGAAGATCCCCCACGGCATCATCGTCGAGAAACCGGGTTATCACGCGGTCGAACAAAATCGGGCATTGCGCGATGGCAAGCTCAACGCGTACTGGGTCATGGTCAACAACAATATGCAGGCCGGCGCGAATCTCCTCGAAGAGACGTATCCGGGCTACCGACGCCCGGGCAACTTCATTGTTGTTTCCGACGTATACCCGACCGTGACCGCGCAGGCTGCCGACCTGATTCTTCCGGCGGCCATGTGGGTGGAAAAGGAAGGTGCCTACGGCAACGCCGAGCGGCGCACGCAGTTCTGGCACCAGCTGGTCAAGGCGCCCAACGATGCGCGTTCGGATTTGTGGCAGCTGATGGAATTTTCCAAACGCTTCACGACCGACGAATGCTGGCCCGCTTCGATCCTTGCGGCCAATCCCGCATTCAAGGGGAAAACGCTCTACGAGGTGCTGTACAAAAACGGCAAGGTGGATCGCTTCCCGGTATCGGACATCGAGGCGGGCTATCTCAACGACGAAGCCGCGGCGTTCGGCTTTTATCCGCAGAAGGGTCTGTTCGAGGAATACGCCGAGTTCGGTCGCGGACACGGACACGACCTGGACAACTTCGATGCCTACCATCGCGCACGCGGTATTCGCTGGCCGGTGGTCAAGGGCAAGGAAACACTCTGGCGTTATCGCGAAGGCTCCGACCCCTATGTCAAGGCCGGTAGCGGCTTCGAGTTCTATGGCAATCCGGATGGACGCGCGGTGATATGGGCCTTGCCATATGAGCCACCCGCCGAGTCGCCCAACGACGAATACGATCTTTGGCTGGCGACCGGCCGCGTGCTCGAACACTGGCACTCCGGCTCGATGACGATGCGAGTACCGGAGCTCTATCGCGCCGTTCCCGCGGCCGTGGTGTTCATGCATCCCGATGACGCGGTGGCACGTGGGCTCAAACGCGGCGACGAAGTGCGCGTGGTGTCGCGACGCGGCGAAATGCTCTCGCGTATCGAAACGCGCGGGCGCAACCGGATGCCGCGTGGCGTGGTTTTCGTGCCCTGGTTCGATGCCGGCCAATTGATCAACAAGGTGACCTTGGACGCGACCGATCCGATCTCCAAGCAGACCGACTACAAGAAGTGTGCCGTCAAGGTCCTGGCCGTCTAG